Proteins from one Rosa chinensis cultivar Old Blush chromosome 7, RchiOBHm-V2, whole genome shotgun sequence genomic window:
- the LOC112179889 gene encoding germin-like protein subfamily 1 member 16 → MMKGAHCPTAAAFALLALATFHLVSAFDPSPLQDFCVALNTTNTDISAVFVNGRFCKDPKMVTPEDFFFSGLRMRGNTSNPLGSIVTQANVQQIAGLNTLGVSLARIDYALGGLNPPHIHPRATEVLMVMEGTLYVGFVTSNDNGNRLFSKVLYKGDVFVFPFAQIHFQLNIGKVNAIAISSFSSQFPGVTTIANAVFGSNPSINPDVLTTAFQVDKNVVQYLQNQFWYDNN, encoded by the exons ATGATGAAAGGTGCTCATTGCCCTACAGCTGCTGCTTTTGCCCTATTGGCATTGGCAACCTTCCACCTCGTCTCTGCCTTTGATCCTAGTCCTCTCCAAGATTTCTGTGTAGCACTTAACACCACCAACACTGATATTTCTGCTG TGTTTGTGAATGGGAGATTCTGCAAGGACCCAAAGATGGTAACACCAGAGGATTTCTTCTTTTCCGGGCTCCGGATGCGCGGAAACACATCAAATCCGCTTGGTTCCATCGTCACCCAGGCGAATGTGCAGCAAATAGCAGGACTGAACACTCTTGGGGTATCCCTCGCTCGCATAGACTATGCACTTGGTGGACTAAACCCTCCTCACATCCACCCTCGGGCCACGGAAGTCCTTATGGTCATGGAAGGCACTCTCTACGTTGGCTTCGTCACATCCAATGATAACGGCAACCGCCTCTTCAGCAAAGTGTTGTACAAGGGAGATGTGTTTGTCTTCCCATTTGCTCAAATTCACTTCCAGCTTAACATCGGAAAGGTCAACGCCATAGCCATTTCCAGTTTTAGCAGCCAGTTTCCTGGtgtcaccaccatagccaatgCAGTGTTCGGCTCCAACCCTTCAATCAACCCTGATGTTCTCACCACCGCCTTCCAAGTTGACAAAAATGTCGTTCAGTATCTCCAGAACCAGTTCTGGTATGACAACAATTAA
- the LOC112176027 gene encoding uncharacterized protein LOC112176027 isoform X2 yields MHCALPRANSDFQKGADRGRDSLSRKEQSSFRISSEECEVPSVTWRNSDHRCAIFKFLSLEPDGQWRIVALPLQCNDNINNLVSDAVVNMESLRLVYSPPISHFKFNRQKMQKGPPMDVAYSVKSFTNRRFTGSTMRHQYRNKTLVNKATKWNVSKKFQKSLTSNDPSAMILNDSNTIKSSDVVSNRKIDGNVKRSSRKKSRKKGKQSKKVSCNVGSTDHEVISEEYGNVSSASETCGNKDGDGPAPSSTAPEISLLDSKNSSDEVGTVSNFENHIVLEDSAFPILDGVEAIQRTKASIYNDLYTKGYSEMHDSYVLDSISIGSNSDGSTNLGHDEKHAEKEMYNTDISDPADLSSRKGYFTRQRSLNDVVNTYNHTEDAGQGTHDFGSSSDMKFVVPNKRSRQNKVGQRSANVPKSGSVGNMRTGVWQRVLKNDANDCTGELKKASSVYSRLDLPLRGAPMLNKTCNAVDVNVFLKSENRKQQKDKVSKKLKRKNAPALKREYNCYSRKGSHASLAGSDGSLKLRMDQSDISDILSQAKDKKPSRPTAGFQSRKVECMNSVSVQSMQLCPNEIGHLENVCKTVSGMKNQNVGNQDGSMQKTCNSWKEPSLLQVQSSVYLPHLLHDAASQEVQRQIPLAESSKQNRSSSGSLTHKWMPIGLKDSELAGSARSESSSLEHSDEGASKRWTIKDTVKGNVVSKAAVESMAQGSGHVTRSSDDTEGRLPTSNAVEEVTNNKLHAANYVNSYDVSKGLNAFEAYSNRVLEAVNNACRAQLASEAVQMTSGHPIAEFERLLYYSSPVIHQSPSHTSCHTCCPCNQVDQVGGVSLCRHETPNITLGCLWEWYEKYGSYGLEIRAEEPGSPKRLGADRLAFRAYFVPYLSGIQLFRNVRSTGTGDVDNRLHNHQVLSSCWSDAVIPPLVNELGIPEAFAKDVPVQSADTTGFSDLELLLEYFEYEQPQQRRPLYDKIKELVRGDGHSHSKVYGDPTTLDSINLNDLHPRSWYSVAWYPIYRIPDGNFRAAFLTYHSLGCLVRRNANFESRSVDDCIVSPVVGLQSYNAQSECWFQLRPSSAPAQTTLSNFNPCEILEERLRTLEETASLVSRAVVSKGSMTSVNRHPDYEFFLSRRR; encoded by the exons ATGCATTGTGCCCTTCCAAGAGCTAATAGTGATTTCCAGAAAGGTGCAGACAGAGGAAGAGATTCATTATCAAGGAAAGAACAAAGTAGTTTCAGGATATCTTCAGAG GAATGTGAAGTGCCTTCTGTCACATGGAGGAACTCCGATCATAG GTGTGCTATCTTTAAATTCCTTTCCCTTGAACCTGACGGACAATGGAGAATTGTGGCACTACCGTTGCAATGTAATGATAATATAAATAACTTGGTATCGGATGCTGTGGTGAATATGGAAAGTCTTCGTCTTGTTTACTCACCACCGATTAGTCATTTCAAGTTTAATCGACAGAAGATGCAGAAGGGTCCTCCCATGGATGTTGCTTATTCAGTCAAGTCATTTACAAATAGAAGATTTACTGGTTCAACTATGAGACACCAATATCGAAATAAGACCTTAGTAAATAAAGCTACCAAATGGAATGTTTCCAAAAAATTTCAGAAGTCATTAACCTCCAATGATCCCTCAGCTATGATCCTAAATGATTCTAATACTATTAAATCCTCAGATGTGGttagtaatagaaaaatagacgGCAATGTGAAgagaagttcaagaaagaagagTAGAAAGAAGGGAAAGCAGAGCAAGAAAGTTTCATGCAATGTTGGCTCTACTGACCACGAAGTGATTTCTGAGGAATATGGCAATGTAAGCTCAGCTTCTGAAACCTGTGGTAACAAGGACGGGGATGGACCAGCACCATCTTCAACTGCACCAGAAATTTCATTGCTAGATTCTAAGAATTCCAGTGATGAGGTAGGCACTGTGAGTAATTTTGAAAATCATATTGTACTGGAAGACTCTGCGTTTCCCATCTTAGATGGGGTGGAGGCTATTCAGCGTACAAAGGCAAGCATTTACAATGATCTCTATACCAAAGGTTACTCTGAGATGCATGACTCCTACGTTTTGGATTCAATTTCAATTGGCTCAAACAGTGATGGTAGTACTAATCTTGGTCATGACGAAAAACATGCTGAGAAGGAAATGTACAACACAGATATATCTGACCCAGCGGATTTGAGTTCTAGAAAGGGATATTTTACTCGTCAAAGGTCACTGAATGATGTTGTAAACACCTATAATCACACTGAGGACGCAGGGCAGGGTACTCATGATTTTGGCAGTAGTAGTGACATGAAATTTGTTGTGCCTAACAAGAGAAGTAGACAAAACAAAGTAGGACAACGGAGTGCAAATGTTCCCAAATCTGGTAGTGTTGGGAATATGCGTACAGGGGTCTGGCAAAGGGTCCTGAAGAATGATGCCAATGATTGCACTGGTGAATTGAAGAAAGCAAGTTCTGTTTACTCAAGGCTTGATCTCCCTTTGAGAGGGGCTCCCATGCTCAATAAAACCTGCAATGCTGTTGATGTTAATGTCTTTTTGAAGAGTGAAAATAGGAAACAGCAAAAAGATAAGGTCTCAAAaaagttgaaaagaaaaaatgctcCAGCATTGAAACGAGAATACAATTGTTATTCCAGGAAGGGATCTCATGCTAGCTTGGCTGGCTCAGATGGTTCTTTGAAGCTTCGGATGGATCAGAGTGATATATCAGATATCTTGTCTCAGGCGAAGGACAAGAAACCTAGTCGTCCAACGGCTGGATTCCAGAGCAGAAAAGTAGAATGCATGAACTCCGTATCAGTTCAAAGCATGCAACTCTGTCCAAATGAGATTGGTCATCTTGAAAATGTGTGTAAAACCGTCTCAGGCATGAAGAATCAAAATGTAGGAAATCAGGATGGCTCAATGCAAAAAACATGCAATTCCTGGAAGGAACCAAGTCTGCTTCAGGTGCAATCTTCAGTCTACCTTCCTCATCTACTTCATGATGCAGCAAGTCAAGAAGTACAGAGACAAATCCCTCTTGCAGAAAGCAGCAAGCAAAACCGGAGTAGTTCTGGATCTCTTACACACAAGTGGATGCCAATCGGGTTGAAGGACTCTGAGTTGGCAGGCTCTGCTAGATCTGAGAGTTCATCGCTTGAACATTCTGATGAGGGAGCTTCTAAGAGATGGACGATTAAAGACACTGTTAAAGGCAATGTGGTTTCTAAAGCTGCAGTTGAGTCCATGGCTCAGGGTTCTGGACATGTAACTCGTTCTTCTGATGACACAGAGGGCAGGCTTCCTACATCAAATGCAGTTGAAGAGGTGACCAACAACAAGCTTCATGCAGCTAACTATGTGAATAGTTATGATGTATCCAAAGGTCTAAATGCTTTTGAAGCTTATTCAAACAGAGTATTAGAAGCAGTAAATAATGCTTGTAGGGCACAGCTGGCATCTGAAGCTGTTCAAATGACCAGTGGTCATCCAATTGCTGAATTTGAAAGACTTCTGTATTATTCATCTCCCGTTATCCATCAATCACCTAGCCACACAAGTTGTCACACTTGCTGTCCATGCAACCAGGTTGACCAGGTTGGTGGTGTGTCATTGTGCAGACATGAGACACCAAATATCACTTTAGGATGCCTATGGGAGTGGTATGAGAAATATGGGAGCTATGGGCTGGAAATAAGGGCTGAGGAACCTGGGAGTCCAAAGAGATTGGGTGCTGATCGTTTAGCATTTCGTGCTTATTTTGTCCCTTATTTGTCAGGAATTCAGCTTTTCAGGAATGTTAGGAGTACTGGTACTGGAGATGTTGACAATAGACTTCATAATCATCAAGTGTTAAGCTCATGCTGGAGTG ATGCAGTCATCCCACCACTTGTAAACGAACTGGGTATTCCAGAAGCTTTTGCCAAAGATGTACCTGTTCAATCAGCTGACACAACAGGTTTCAGTGATTTAGAGCTACTTTTAGAATATTTTGAATATGAACAACCTCAACAAAGACGACCTCTATATGACAA GATAAAGGAGCTGGTTAGAGGTGATGGACATTCACATTCAAAAGTGTATGGCGATCCAACTACACTAGACTCTATAAATCTAAATGATCTACATCCCAGATCTTG GTATTCAGTGGCATGGTATCCTATTTATAGGATACCTGATGGTAACTTCCGTGCAGCATTTTTGACCTACCATTCACTTGGTTGTCTGGTTCGTAGAAATGCCAACTTTGAGTCTCGTAGTGTGGATGACTGTATTGTATCTCCAGTTGTGGGTCTTCAGAGTTACAACGCTCAG AGTGAATGCTGGTTCCAGTTAAGGCCCTCATCAGCACCAGCACAGACAACATTATCAAATTTTAACCCTTGTGAAATACTGGAGGAGCGTTTGAGGACACTTGAGGAGACGGCATCTCTTGTGTCAAGAGCTGTTGTGAGCAAAGGAAGTATGACATCTGTAAACAGGCATCCAGACTATGAGTTCTTCCTCTCTAGGCGGCGCTAG
- the LOC112176027 gene encoding uncharacterized protein LOC112176027 isoform X1 has product MHCALPRANSDFQKGADRGRDSLSRKEQSSFRISSEECEVPSVTWRNSDHRCAIFKFLSLEPDGQWRIVALPLQCNDNINNLVSDAVVNMESLRLVYSPPISHFKFNRQKMQKGPPMDVAYSVKSFTNRRFTGSTMRHQYRNKTLVNKATKWNVSKKFQKSLTSNDPSAMILNDSNTIKSSDVVSNRKIDGNVKRSSRKKSRKKGKQSKKVSCNVGSTDHEVISEEYGNVSSASETCGNKDGDGPAPSSTAPEISLLDSKNSSDEVGTVSNFENHIVLEDSAFPILDGVEAIQRTKASIYNDLYTKGYSEMHDSYVLDSISIGSNSDGSTNLGHDEKHAEKEMYNTDISDPADLSSRKGYFTRQRSLNDVVNTYNHTEDAGQGTHDFGSSSDMKFVVPNKRSRQNKVGQRSANVPKSGSVGNMRTGVWQRVLKNDANDCTGELKKASSVYSRLDLPLRGAPMLNKTCNAVDVNVFLKSENRKQQKDKVSKKLKRKNAPALKREYNCYSRKGSHASLAGSDGSLKLRMDQSDISDILSQAKDKKPSRPTAGFQSRKVECMNSVSVQSMQLCPNEIGHLENVCKTVSGMKNQNVGNQDGSMQKTCNSWKEPSLLQVQSSVYLPHLLHDAASQEVQRQIPLAESSKQNRSSSGSLTHKWMPIGLKDSELAGSARSESSSLEHSDEGASKRWTIKDTVKGNVVSKAAVESMAQGSGHVTRSSDDTEGRLPTSNAVEEVTNNKLHAANYVNSYDVSKGLNAFEAYSNRVLEAVNNACRAQLASEAVQMTSGHPIAEFERLLYYSSPVIHQSPSHTSCHTCCPCNQVDQVGGVSLCRHETPNITLGCLWEWYEKYGSYGLEIRAEEPGSPKRLGADRLAFRAYFVPYLSGIQLFRNVRSTGTGDVDNRLHNHQVLSSCWSGEISRKSSSIGSLPIYSLLFSHLDCKEDAVIPPLVNELGIPEAFAKDVPVQSADTTGFSDLELLLEYFEYEQPQQRRPLYDKIKELVRGDGHSHSKVYGDPTTLDSINLNDLHPRSWYSVAWYPIYRIPDGNFRAAFLTYHSLGCLVRRNANFESRSVDDCIVSPVVGLQSYNAQSECWFQLRPSSAPAQTTLSNFNPCEILEERLRTLEETASLVSRAVVSKGSMTSVNRHPDYEFFLSRRR; this is encoded by the exons ATGCATTGTGCCCTTCCAAGAGCTAATAGTGATTTCCAGAAAGGTGCAGACAGAGGAAGAGATTCATTATCAAGGAAAGAACAAAGTAGTTTCAGGATATCTTCAGAG GAATGTGAAGTGCCTTCTGTCACATGGAGGAACTCCGATCATAG GTGTGCTATCTTTAAATTCCTTTCCCTTGAACCTGACGGACAATGGAGAATTGTGGCACTACCGTTGCAATGTAATGATAATATAAATAACTTGGTATCGGATGCTGTGGTGAATATGGAAAGTCTTCGTCTTGTTTACTCACCACCGATTAGTCATTTCAAGTTTAATCGACAGAAGATGCAGAAGGGTCCTCCCATGGATGTTGCTTATTCAGTCAAGTCATTTACAAATAGAAGATTTACTGGTTCAACTATGAGACACCAATATCGAAATAAGACCTTAGTAAATAAAGCTACCAAATGGAATGTTTCCAAAAAATTTCAGAAGTCATTAACCTCCAATGATCCCTCAGCTATGATCCTAAATGATTCTAATACTATTAAATCCTCAGATGTGGttagtaatagaaaaatagacgGCAATGTGAAgagaagttcaagaaagaagagTAGAAAGAAGGGAAAGCAGAGCAAGAAAGTTTCATGCAATGTTGGCTCTACTGACCACGAAGTGATTTCTGAGGAATATGGCAATGTAAGCTCAGCTTCTGAAACCTGTGGTAACAAGGACGGGGATGGACCAGCACCATCTTCAACTGCACCAGAAATTTCATTGCTAGATTCTAAGAATTCCAGTGATGAGGTAGGCACTGTGAGTAATTTTGAAAATCATATTGTACTGGAAGACTCTGCGTTTCCCATCTTAGATGGGGTGGAGGCTATTCAGCGTACAAAGGCAAGCATTTACAATGATCTCTATACCAAAGGTTACTCTGAGATGCATGACTCCTACGTTTTGGATTCAATTTCAATTGGCTCAAACAGTGATGGTAGTACTAATCTTGGTCATGACGAAAAACATGCTGAGAAGGAAATGTACAACACAGATATATCTGACCCAGCGGATTTGAGTTCTAGAAAGGGATATTTTACTCGTCAAAGGTCACTGAATGATGTTGTAAACACCTATAATCACACTGAGGACGCAGGGCAGGGTACTCATGATTTTGGCAGTAGTAGTGACATGAAATTTGTTGTGCCTAACAAGAGAAGTAGACAAAACAAAGTAGGACAACGGAGTGCAAATGTTCCCAAATCTGGTAGTGTTGGGAATATGCGTACAGGGGTCTGGCAAAGGGTCCTGAAGAATGATGCCAATGATTGCACTGGTGAATTGAAGAAAGCAAGTTCTGTTTACTCAAGGCTTGATCTCCCTTTGAGAGGGGCTCCCATGCTCAATAAAACCTGCAATGCTGTTGATGTTAATGTCTTTTTGAAGAGTGAAAATAGGAAACAGCAAAAAGATAAGGTCTCAAAaaagttgaaaagaaaaaatgctcCAGCATTGAAACGAGAATACAATTGTTATTCCAGGAAGGGATCTCATGCTAGCTTGGCTGGCTCAGATGGTTCTTTGAAGCTTCGGATGGATCAGAGTGATATATCAGATATCTTGTCTCAGGCGAAGGACAAGAAACCTAGTCGTCCAACGGCTGGATTCCAGAGCAGAAAAGTAGAATGCATGAACTCCGTATCAGTTCAAAGCATGCAACTCTGTCCAAATGAGATTGGTCATCTTGAAAATGTGTGTAAAACCGTCTCAGGCATGAAGAATCAAAATGTAGGAAATCAGGATGGCTCAATGCAAAAAACATGCAATTCCTGGAAGGAACCAAGTCTGCTTCAGGTGCAATCTTCAGTCTACCTTCCTCATCTACTTCATGATGCAGCAAGTCAAGAAGTACAGAGACAAATCCCTCTTGCAGAAAGCAGCAAGCAAAACCGGAGTAGTTCTGGATCTCTTACACACAAGTGGATGCCAATCGGGTTGAAGGACTCTGAGTTGGCAGGCTCTGCTAGATCTGAGAGTTCATCGCTTGAACATTCTGATGAGGGAGCTTCTAAGAGATGGACGATTAAAGACACTGTTAAAGGCAATGTGGTTTCTAAAGCTGCAGTTGAGTCCATGGCTCAGGGTTCTGGACATGTAACTCGTTCTTCTGATGACACAGAGGGCAGGCTTCCTACATCAAATGCAGTTGAAGAGGTGACCAACAACAAGCTTCATGCAGCTAACTATGTGAATAGTTATGATGTATCCAAAGGTCTAAATGCTTTTGAAGCTTATTCAAACAGAGTATTAGAAGCAGTAAATAATGCTTGTAGGGCACAGCTGGCATCTGAAGCTGTTCAAATGACCAGTGGTCATCCAATTGCTGAATTTGAAAGACTTCTGTATTATTCATCTCCCGTTATCCATCAATCACCTAGCCACACAAGTTGTCACACTTGCTGTCCATGCAACCAGGTTGACCAGGTTGGTGGTGTGTCATTGTGCAGACATGAGACACCAAATATCACTTTAGGATGCCTATGGGAGTGGTATGAGAAATATGGGAGCTATGGGCTGGAAATAAGGGCTGAGGAACCTGGGAGTCCAAAGAGATTGGGTGCTGATCGTTTAGCATTTCGTGCTTATTTTGTCCCTTATTTGTCAGGAATTCAGCTTTTCAGGAATGTTAGGAGTACTGGTACTGGAGATGTTGACAATAGACTTCATAATCATCAAGTGTTAAGCTCATGCTGGAGTGGTGAGATATCCAGAAAATCCTCTAGTATTGGTAGTCTTCCAATATATTCACTACTTTTTTCTCATCTTGATTGCAAGGAAGATGCAGTCATCCCACCACTTGTAAACGAACTGGGTATTCCAGAAGCTTTTGCCAAAGATGTACCTGTTCAATCAGCTGACACAACAGGTTTCAGTGATTTAGAGCTACTTTTAGAATATTTTGAATATGAACAACCTCAACAAAGACGACCTCTATATGACAA GATAAAGGAGCTGGTTAGAGGTGATGGACATTCACATTCAAAAGTGTATGGCGATCCAACTACACTAGACTCTATAAATCTAAATGATCTACATCCCAGATCTTG GTATTCAGTGGCATGGTATCCTATTTATAGGATACCTGATGGTAACTTCCGTGCAGCATTTTTGACCTACCATTCACTTGGTTGTCTGGTTCGTAGAAATGCCAACTTTGAGTCTCGTAGTGTGGATGACTGTATTGTATCTCCAGTTGTGGGTCTTCAGAGTTACAACGCTCAG AGTGAATGCTGGTTCCAGTTAAGGCCCTCATCAGCACCAGCACAGACAACATTATCAAATTTTAACCCTTGTGAAATACTGGAGGAGCGTTTGAGGACACTTGAGGAGACGGCATCTCTTGTGTCAAGAGCTGTTGTGAGCAAAGGAAGTATGACATCTGTAAACAGGCATCCAGACTATGAGTTCTTCCTCTCTAGGCGGCGCTAG
- the LOC112176027 gene encoding uncharacterized protein LOC112176027 isoform X3 — translation MHCALPRANSDFQKGADRGRDSLSRKEQSSFRISSEECEVPSVTWRNSDHRCAIFKFLSLEPDGQWRIVALPLQCNDNINNLVSDAVVNMESLRLVYSPPISHFKFNRQKMQKGPPMDVAYSVKSFTNRRFTGSTMRHQYRNKTLVNKATKWNVSKKFQKSLTSNDPSAMILNDSNTIKSSDVVSNRKIDGNVKRSSRKKSRKKGKQSKKVSCNVGSTDHEVISEEYGNVSSASETCGNKDGDGPAPSSTAPEISLLDSKNSSDEVGTVSNFENHIVLEDSAFPILDGVEAIQRTKASIYNDLYTKGYSEMHDSYVLDSISIGSNSDGSTNLGHDEKHAEKEMYNTDISDPADLSSRKGYFTRQRSLNDVVNTYNHTEDAGQGTHDFGSSSDMKFVVPNKRSRQNKVGQRSANVPKSGSVGNMRTGVWQRVLKNDANDCTGELKKASSVYSRLDLPLRGAPMLNKTCNAVDVNVFLKSENRKQQKDKVSKKLKRKNAPALKREYNCYSRKGSHASLAGSDGSLKLRMDQSDISDILSQAKDKKPSRPTAGFQSRKVECMNSVSVQSMQLCPNEIGHLENVCKTVSGMKNQNVGNQDGSMQKTCNSWKEPSLLQVQSSVYLPHLLHDAASQEVQRQIPLAESSKQNRSSSGSLTHKWMPIGLKDSELAGSARSESSSLEHSDEGASKRWTIKDTVKGNVVSKAAVESMAQGSGHVTRSSDDTEGRLPTSNAVEEVTNNKLHAANYVNSYDVSKGLNAFEAYSNRVLEAVNNACRAQLASEAVQMTSGHPIAEFERLLYYSSPVIHQSPSHTSCHTCCPCNQVDQVGGVSLCRHETPNITLGCLWEWYEKYGSYGLEIRAEEPGSPKRLGADRLAFRAYFVPYLSGIQLFRNVRSTGTGDVDNRLHNHQVLSSCWSGEISRKSSSIGSLPIYSLLFSHLDCKEDAVIPPLVNELGIPEAFAKDVPVQSADTTGFSDLELLLEYFEYEQPQQRRPLYDKIKELVRGDGHSHSKVYGDPTTLDSINLNDLHPRSWYSVAWYPIYRIPDGNFRAAFLTYHSLGCLVRRNANFESRSVDDCIVSPVVGLQSYNAQVVNE, via the exons ATGCATTGTGCCCTTCCAAGAGCTAATAGTGATTTCCAGAAAGGTGCAGACAGAGGAAGAGATTCATTATCAAGGAAAGAACAAAGTAGTTTCAGGATATCTTCAGAG GAATGTGAAGTGCCTTCTGTCACATGGAGGAACTCCGATCATAG GTGTGCTATCTTTAAATTCCTTTCCCTTGAACCTGACGGACAATGGAGAATTGTGGCACTACCGTTGCAATGTAATGATAATATAAATAACTTGGTATCGGATGCTGTGGTGAATATGGAAAGTCTTCGTCTTGTTTACTCACCACCGATTAGTCATTTCAAGTTTAATCGACAGAAGATGCAGAAGGGTCCTCCCATGGATGTTGCTTATTCAGTCAAGTCATTTACAAATAGAAGATTTACTGGTTCAACTATGAGACACCAATATCGAAATAAGACCTTAGTAAATAAAGCTACCAAATGGAATGTTTCCAAAAAATTTCAGAAGTCATTAACCTCCAATGATCCCTCAGCTATGATCCTAAATGATTCTAATACTATTAAATCCTCAGATGTGGttagtaatagaaaaatagacgGCAATGTGAAgagaagttcaagaaagaagagTAGAAAGAAGGGAAAGCAGAGCAAGAAAGTTTCATGCAATGTTGGCTCTACTGACCACGAAGTGATTTCTGAGGAATATGGCAATGTAAGCTCAGCTTCTGAAACCTGTGGTAACAAGGACGGGGATGGACCAGCACCATCTTCAACTGCACCAGAAATTTCATTGCTAGATTCTAAGAATTCCAGTGATGAGGTAGGCACTGTGAGTAATTTTGAAAATCATATTGTACTGGAAGACTCTGCGTTTCCCATCTTAGATGGGGTGGAGGCTATTCAGCGTACAAAGGCAAGCATTTACAATGATCTCTATACCAAAGGTTACTCTGAGATGCATGACTCCTACGTTTTGGATTCAATTTCAATTGGCTCAAACAGTGATGGTAGTACTAATCTTGGTCATGACGAAAAACATGCTGAGAAGGAAATGTACAACACAGATATATCTGACCCAGCGGATTTGAGTTCTAGAAAGGGATATTTTACTCGTCAAAGGTCACTGAATGATGTTGTAAACACCTATAATCACACTGAGGACGCAGGGCAGGGTACTCATGATTTTGGCAGTAGTAGTGACATGAAATTTGTTGTGCCTAACAAGAGAAGTAGACAAAACAAAGTAGGACAACGGAGTGCAAATGTTCCCAAATCTGGTAGTGTTGGGAATATGCGTACAGGGGTCTGGCAAAGGGTCCTGAAGAATGATGCCAATGATTGCACTGGTGAATTGAAGAAAGCAAGTTCTGTTTACTCAAGGCTTGATCTCCCTTTGAGAGGGGCTCCCATGCTCAATAAAACCTGCAATGCTGTTGATGTTAATGTCTTTTTGAAGAGTGAAAATAGGAAACAGCAAAAAGATAAGGTCTCAAAaaagttgaaaagaaaaaatgctcCAGCATTGAAACGAGAATACAATTGTTATTCCAGGAAGGGATCTCATGCTAGCTTGGCTGGCTCAGATGGTTCTTTGAAGCTTCGGATGGATCAGAGTGATATATCAGATATCTTGTCTCAGGCGAAGGACAAGAAACCTAGTCGTCCAACGGCTGGATTCCAGAGCAGAAAAGTAGAATGCATGAACTCCGTATCAGTTCAAAGCATGCAACTCTGTCCAAATGAGATTGGTCATCTTGAAAATGTGTGTAAAACCGTCTCAGGCATGAAGAATCAAAATGTAGGAAATCAGGATGGCTCAATGCAAAAAACATGCAATTCCTGGAAGGAACCAAGTCTGCTTCAGGTGCAATCTTCAGTCTACCTTCCTCATCTACTTCATGATGCAGCAAGTCAAGAAGTACAGAGACAAATCCCTCTTGCAGAAAGCAGCAAGCAAAACCGGAGTAGTTCTGGATCTCTTACACACAAGTGGATGCCAATCGGGTTGAAGGACTCTGAGTTGGCAGGCTCTGCTAGATCTGAGAGTTCATCGCTTGAACATTCTGATGAGGGAGCTTCTAAGAGATGGACGATTAAAGACACTGTTAAAGGCAATGTGGTTTCTAAAGCTGCAGTTGAGTCCATGGCTCAGGGTTCTGGACATGTAACTCGTTCTTCTGATGACACAGAGGGCAGGCTTCCTACATCAAATGCAGTTGAAGAGGTGACCAACAACAAGCTTCATGCAGCTAACTATGTGAATAGTTATGATGTATCCAAAGGTCTAAATGCTTTTGAAGCTTATTCAAACAGAGTATTAGAAGCAGTAAATAATGCTTGTAGGGCACAGCTGGCATCTGAAGCTGTTCAAATGACCAGTGGTCATCCAATTGCTGAATTTGAAAGACTTCTGTATTATTCATCTCCCGTTATCCATCAATCACCTAGCCACACAAGTTGTCACACTTGCTGTCCATGCAACCAGGTTGACCAGGTTGGTGGTGTGTCATTGTGCAGACATGAGACACCAAATATCACTTTAGGATGCCTATGGGAGTGGTATGAGAAATATGGGAGCTATGGGCTGGAAATAAGGGCTGAGGAACCTGGGAGTCCAAAGAGATTGGGTGCTGATCGTTTAGCATTTCGTGCTTATTTTGTCCCTTATTTGTCAGGAATTCAGCTTTTCAGGAATGTTAGGAGTACTGGTACTGGAGATGTTGACAATAGACTTCATAATCATCAAGTGTTAAGCTCATGCTGGAGTGGTGAGATATCCAGAAAATCCTCTAGTATTGGTAGTCTTCCAATATATTCACTACTTTTTTCTCATCTTGATTGCAAGGAAGATGCAGTCATCCCACCACTTGTAAACGAACTGGGTATTCCAGAAGCTTTTGCCAAAGATGTACCTGTTCAATCAGCTGACACAACAGGTTTCAGTGATTTAGAGCTACTTTTAGAATATTTTGAATATGAACAACCTCAACAAAGACGACCTCTATATGACAA GATAAAGGAGCTGGTTAGAGGTGATGGACATTCACATTCAAAAGTGTATGGCGATCCAACTACACTAGACTCTATAAATCTAAATGATCTACATCCCAGATCTTG GTATTCAGTGGCATGGTATCCTATTTATAGGATACCTGATGGTAACTTCCGTGCAGCATTTTTGACCTACCATTCACTTGGTTGTCTGGTTCGTAGAAATGCCAACTTTGAGTCTCGTAGTGTGGATGACTGTATTGTATCTCCAGTTGTGGGTCTTCAGAGTTACAACGCTCAGGTTGTTAATG AGTGA